TTCCTTAAGTTTGTGCCTTTTAAAACAGTGATTAAGTTGCTCTTAcctctaaaaaggaaaaagaaaaagaaagcagaGGCCCCTCCGCCCACACCCAGGAGTTCTAACTTGTTTTGGAGAGCAGAAATGAGGTCAATATGTTACTCAACTTGTCCATGAGTCATGCTCGGGCGAAAGTCTCTACTCCTGGAATCTCAGGTGTCAAAGTTTGGATTTCATATAGTGCCTGAAAGAAGGGCTATATCCAAAATGTATGAAAATATAGTAAgtagccgtttggccatagattccaaatatttttcactttattagGAATTTATGAAGTTGGAGTTCTATTTGATTGTACTTTTtgcaaagaagagaaaggagcaccttatttggaatttatgaagaTGCAATTGGAAAACAGTTTTGCAGCACTTCTCCATATTAGGTATCCAATTCCAAGTtggatttgaaaattttataaccaaacactaaTAATCATTGCTTATGAACTCGGAAATTATCTTCTGTAGTtgtatttgtaatatttttgtaaattttccttTCACTAGGTCTctgtatttgtcattttaggTTTAAGGAGGGCTTCCACCTTTCATGACAAAGTACTCTTACATTTTACTGGATTCTCCATTAGTTATTTATGCGCAAGCATAAACTAGGGGGTTAACGTTAAATTTTTCCTCATGGGAATTTTCTTCATTCTCCTGCAGGCTGCTTTATATTCCTGGAGCAGTAATAGCTGGGGCATTAGGAGTGTTAGTAGACACGGTGATGATCATAGTAATTGCGACTTGCAAATTCCCTTACATGCTTTTTAAGGGGTGGAGTCGTTTGTTTCACGACTGTATCGGTGGACAAGGCCCCTTTTTAGAGACAATCTGTGTGCCATTTGCTGGTCTTGCTATCTTACTCTGGCCATTGGCTGTTGTTGGGGCACTCCTTGGCTCAATGTTATCAAGTATCTTCCTTGGTGCTTATGCAGGAGTTATCGTGTATCAGGTTAACTTTGCACTAACTGAATGCTTCTATAATGTGGCTTGTATATGGTTTTGTATTTTCTTCAACTGCTAAATTTACCTATCCCTTTGAACGTCAGGAAGAATCGTTTTGGTTGGGACTTTGCTATATTGTTGCTTCCTTGTCCATATATGACGAATATAGCAATGATGTTCTTGACATGCCAGAAGGGTCCTGCTTTCCTAGGTTCTGATTAGCATCCTTTTAAGTTTGATAAATGTGAATTGATAGTTCATTGATTTAACATAATTTTTACAGTGGCCATAAATTATGAGATTCATACAGGCCACAGTACCGAAAGAAGACTATGTCAAGGGCCAGCTCTCGTTCAGCTTCTCTTTCCAGGCCAAACTCTTCCAGGAAAAGTACAAACTCCATCAGCGCTCCTATGCTCGAGTTGAAGCCCCTCGAGGTACACTTTTTTGTGataatctatattatattaaaagcatgaactccctaacttaaaagttaaattacataaatacccCTCCTAAAAACCTAACTAACctacttattaaaaaaaattctaacgCAAAGAAACAACATAATAACAAAGTTGAATAGTCACGTCTTTACACATTCTTGGCAAAGATTTGCATTGCTTAGTTATCTCTTTTCTCACGTGCTCTCTCTTACGTATTTGATGCCAGAATTTCAACTCTTCCACTATTTTTCCCCTTAGATCATTTGCGATATTTATAGGCGTGTAAGTTCACTTCTGtctatttaccaaaaaaatattACCCGCTGATATATCTTATGATTCACAAATTATGCTAtccaattcaaaatatttgatgTTTCAATCTCTACAAGtttgtccaaaataattgatgttTCAAAAAACTAGGAAggtatttaatttattttcacaAATTTACCCTAGACACATTTATACTCCTAAGAAGAACACAAATCATAGTATTTTAATCAAaagttcttttaattttttagggTAACTGAATTTTTTAATCAATATACCCAAGCCTAAAACATCAATTGTTTTGGACAGGAAGGAGTAGAAGTTATGGATTCTGGTGGTTTCTTTGGGAATTCTTCTATTATAGTTTGTTTTGAGATTTCTTGTTGTTATGTTAAAGCGAAGGGAGGTTTTTGCATGTGAAATATGTTTTCGGCTTCACTACTTTACTTTTGCCTTTTATAATCTTGTTTGTATTTCTCTACCAAAATAAATCATCAAATATTAGTGACAAAATGTAAACTTTCTATAGAAACAAGTCGAGGATAATCTTACTTACTACTGGTATATTTGCCAAACTGCTAGATTAGAGAAAGTTCTATCGACTAAGCTTGTAGATCACATCTACTGATAGACTTAATAGATACCATTGGCCATAAAgttattcttatttttctcttgaaaaGACTATGATCTATAGGCATAATTTGCATAATAATATCGGTGGTGGGGAGAGGATGAGGATGGGTAATTTGTATGTGGAAGTTCAGAATTAAGGAAATTACAAATTTCTATTTCTTCAAGATTTGCGTGCAGGTGTAGATACTTCATaaaacattttgaaaattttgtgcAAAGACCAGAAgctaaaatataataaattgtTGGGTCTTCCCAGGTAGTTTAGAACCACCTCATGCACATATTTCATAGTGACTTAATGATAAACAAAGTAGCATGAAAGTATACTAGAGAAGTAGTGTAATAGAACAAAATCTGTTATTTTGGTTCCCTATTGCAtaaaacgttcttgaatatcTACATATTAGATATGAGAAAACATTGGATGAAGGTTAAGTATTAGATGTCAACTACTTAAACGAATCACTCAGGGATCATATCGATATCTCACAATGGGGTGGTTTTCTAAAAAGGTTTAGAAGTTTGATAACACAGGCATACAAAATTTGTTATGTCATCAAAATGAGGAGGGTGATACTGCTTCGTATATTGCTGCAGAGAATTGCCACTGTTTAATTGTTATAAAATTACCTCCACAGCTTGATTATTTTAGAAAAGCATGAAAAGGGGACAATGAAAAAAGGAGAACAAAAACAAGTAATCATAGGTTTTACGCTTTTATCTTGAAGCATTCAATTTTTAGTAAAGCATTATTTGGTAGATATTACATTGAATTGGTACTTTAAATGTTTACTTACTGCTAACATTTAGGTCAATATGACTAGGCTTatatacacgtgcaacgcacgtattGAGAAACTAGTAAACAGAGATAAAGCAAAAGATATATTTCCTTGAAGGTACAACTCGAAACTGGCTATAGATCATAATGATTCTAGTCACTTTGATGCTAAATTGCTAATTGCTAGTTTCCCCAACATATGATCTCCTGTAGCTTGCTGATGGCTTCTTCGAGGACTGTCGTAATTATGGGGAAATCATGGTATCAAAAGATGTAATTACACTAAAAGACATTGAAGATGCAAAGTCTAATAAAGATTGTGGTCAGGTCATTACCATTGGTTTACCTGCCTATTGCATCCTTCAGACCCTTATACGATCTGCCCAAGCAAACAGTACAGGTCTTTTGCTAAGTAAGTAAAAATATGCAAGTTTTTATCATTTAATACAAAGTTGGAGTATAAGACTGATCTCGTAAATCTTTACAGCTGACAATGTTACCGAAATAACTAGTACAAACAGGCCCGCAGATGCCTTCTACGAATGGTTTCTCAATCCGGTCTTGATCATCAAAGACCAGATTAGAGCTGAAAATCTTTCTGAAAGTGAAGAGGAATACATTGGCAAATTGGTTCTGTTAAGTGGTGATCCTGAGAGGTTGAAGAACTCAAATATCGGATCACCACCAGAATCTGATCTGAGGCGAGCGGAGTTTGATGCATTAGCTCGAAGGTGAGTTCTTCTAGGAAATCAAAATCCAGCTCTTTTGTATGGTTCTATTCCATTCTGAATTTGCGTTAACACTCACTGCATTTTGTCATGAAGGCTTCGAGGCATCACCAAATCGATATCTAGGTATCCAACATTTAGGCGCCGTTTTGATGGTAGCATCAGGATTATTTTAGAAGAACTGGCCAAGAAGAATGGTCATAGCAGAAAATCGGAAGATTTAGAACCTCTCAACCTTTCCAGGTCAAAAAGCATGTTTGCTCGTGTGTTTGGCCAGAAATCTGTCAGGACCAGAACAAACAAGAATGAATTTGATCAAGTGGCTTAGCCAGTAGCTATTTAGTTACATTTACCATAAATTATATATCGCCTCAGTTTCATTATTATTTCCTTGTTATCTTGATGGGATTTGATTGAAAATATCAGTTATGAATAGAAAAGGATGTTTTTTCTCTTTGGATGCTTTAGAATGAGTGTATACTTTTATGgtttcttctttctcaatattttgaGCTTAGGATAACCACGACTTACAAAGATTCAGTTAATTTGTTTCTTTCTCTAATGTGTTAAAACAGAAGACACCTAAATCACAACCACATTACCACACCAAGACAGCCAAACGACTATTTCACAAGTCCATTCTAAGCATCTTATTCAACGGTGAGAATATCCATTGCTTATGCTTGTAAATCTGAAGTTTTTACAAAAACGAATAATTATTGATGATTCATATTTTTTATCCAGAATTTTTGGTCTCTAAAGTCTAACAATTGATCCCACatacaacaaaaatagaaaagagaaaaaatggaATACCACGACCCAAATTTCATAAGCTGTAATGGCACCTATTCCCAACCCGATAGGCAAGCCAAAATGATTAACATACCAATTCATTTAGAGTTAATTAAGCGGAAAGTAAAGTGATACAGAGATAAAATCCAAATACTAAGTCTTTTATAAAGAAACAAGTGCAGAAATACAAATACCCCCCAAGATTGTTGTCATGTGTACAAGAGTCACGACGAATACAATACAAGTCTGAAATTCACTAATACAATGTCTGGATACAGAGGAAagacaagaataaataaaggaTAGAGAAAAAAGGGCGTTGGGGATCAACCAAGCTGCTCACCACGATCTCCTGTAATCACGGTCTCGGGCTCAAGCAGCTTCGCAGGTCCCACCCAAACTCAAGACCGAATATGCACCACAAAgagtgcaacaagtgtagtatgagtacgGGAAACACGTATACTCAGTATAtctcataggccgacaacaaaagAAGTAGTGACGAAGTAATAGAAGAGTTTACTTTTTACCTTACCAATTGCCTTAACtcaaaaccaaatcaataacCAGATAAAGAATTTAAAAGTACCAAGTAAAGCCATATacttagtgttacacctcggaaaattttccgttgacgcacagtgaatagactaacgaagagcacgaagtgtgcggtatttcaataagaaaggaatgacatttgatgaccctaattaaggtTTCAatgacattcgaggtaagagaagaaagtttgccaagaggaggcaaggcatacgataggtATCGAAAAGgaattacgagtaacaagttaacgatgacttaatgattctttggagaagagttataacatcccttagattgttaatgaggtgataaacaagtgttaagaaggttccataaggattagagatcaaacgagtcgacgagaaaaGTTCGGAAGAGCGGGCATTATGCGCCCAACAtgctggccgtataaattatactggccgtatgtttggccgtataatcagcccagaatagCACACCtttctggaccaaatctacggccagatgTACGGTCAGTatagtttatacggaccgtatgttggtccgtagaatatggTCGGGATTGAAttgtgtattattaataagggaccaagttcatttcattttatttcctcttcacaccccttctctctagaactctctagaacacttctcccacaagaattcaagagatattatgttatatcccgcattttatgcaattggataattcgagacaatcgcgggaagacgataaacaaggccacattttattttgttaggcatatgagttgcttatgaaaagaattagaagtggaattagtgaggaaggtcaaggacacaaagggaaattcgcaatacgactcgtgaaaatatggaagaagacgaagggtaaaattggaaattggaaaatgtttcatgaattacaagaatttGCCAAGAATACAAAGTGGgcttgaaagaatttttttttgaaaaattggaaggcccaaccggccaagtATAGGGTCAAGCCCATTTTGAATAAAATTTGGTCAATAAATGGATGACAAGTCACCCTTGctccataattttctagaaatttcaaggaaaaacaagaacaaaaagaaggagaaaagaagcaaggcctttcggccataaggaaatttcaagaaaaaaattgcaaaattcttcaaaaatcatttcctactaagtaaaggGTGCCTGACAAGGTGGAGTATTCATTTGGGCAAGAAAAgctcatattcatacaagttgggaGTTCTTGTTAAGTGAAGAatcaaggaaaggtaaggtttaattcttcttttatatgttatgagtgcttatgcatgttgtggcatagaaaaatggatgaaattcatatgttatggaagtgtttgtgtgtggccgtgcatggcAAGGTCAAGCcgtggatgtgtgtgtgtgttatgtgtatgttgtgtgttggttgttgatgtaaaGGATAGATATTatgagaattcatgaagaatatgcatatgaaggtgttggccgtgggttgtatgttatatgtatggtcGTGTAGTTGCGGTGTAGTATGGAAaagatgagtcaattttatttagtgttttggttgtcgttGCGTTGCGGATACTACGTCGCCAATGAATGCATAACAATCTTGTGAAGTTCTAGAAGTTGGAAGCTTGTGATTGaggtatttaaattgaatattatgttcttgtatgcatgaaagacaatATGAATAGTacggtgttgttggaatgtagattatgaggttgttattattttcattgaagtcggaaggttttgaaggaagtagtaaattgagattatgtatcttgaatggaatatgtgaattgctagtatgattgttgaattatgttactagtttggcgggtttgaattccggattgtggattgttgagaatttggctatgttgaatgttgaggatggtatatttgcGGGGAAGTCTTtgtagaaatttcggtagctaagtgtttccttaagattccaattctaagaaccctaataagagctttggtaaacatgaccaatttgcgagattttgacgagattgcgacgcgaattcggaatagctaaagaagccggaagaggtatgtaaggtcttcccttcctttcttggcatgtcttagatgcatAGGcctgatttcgcgcctcggggaccttCCTAACTCCAGAAATCCGCAATCGacaatagttactattcattcagtaagattgaactaaaagtgcatgaattgtgaagacaatgtctaaacatcctagaacttgcaagaatgagaccGATTACCCTAAAGCCTTCatagtaacgtcatgacacgtattatatgtaagttgtctacctcatttgactcgaggtgggcccacggttccgaattttctttaatgccttgattattaaatgataagtgttgtaactattttaatgagaatatttctacgacggtaatgctaagaaagaacatacgtcatgatcctatgatgataACAATGGGGTTGAGAAAGGGTAAACGTCTACGATAGCTACATTGACGGTATATTCTGCTAtacaaatgaaaatatggaactGTTAAACGACCTCTTAATGTTTCAACTCTATTATATGGGATGACTGCTATAAAGGTTCTAGATTAACGAAACTATATtttatgaccctatttgatgttttttttatataacgACACTTTTCATTGGTGACTTCGTTctatgatacacgtatatgtgcataCTGTTATGTGCAAatatatatgtggggaatggggggggcaactgtgtccacctgattcagctggctcatcatcccggacgcgggatgcccggacgcgggatgcccggacgcgggatttatgggaagagccgtacgcggcgacTGTTTATGTGGtatataacttatacatataatgTGATACATTGGGgtcactgttggggagggggtgggagagctgaTGTACTCAGCGTCTGTAAAGGTAAGAAAGAGATACTGTTTACTGAAATGTACTGTTTACTGAAATGTACTGTTTACTGAAATGTACTGTTTACTGAAATGTACTGTTTACAAAAATGTACTGTTTACTAAAATGTACTGTTTACTGTATACAGGGcatacacatgtacaggttacttctGTACTAGGATAAACTCTGTATATCTATTCTGTTATGACTTGTATTCTATattcccttactatgttatcatttatgccttacatactcagtacattattcgtactgacgtcccttcttgtggacgctgcgtttcatgccgcgcaggtcagcagacaggCGGACTTGATCTTTAGGAGCTCTACCAGCCGTACttgacagcgctccagttgttccggggCCTTATTTCTGTGGTACTCTACTGTGcatattttcgggcacgacagtactcggccctttctgtgtataagtgtattatgtctagaggctcgtagacagatatatATAGTCAGTTATGTACAGTTAAATATGCGGTATTTTGGCATCATAATGCTGTTGTATAACGTGATAGCAAAGCTAACTGGTCTATGTTTATAGTGATGCTGCTGATGTTAATGTTtagtttgaaagaaaaaaaaaacagcaccgttcatacgacttgctaaAAGGGTACAGGTAAAacgataggtaaggggtgctcggtacaagtatcgggtactcgtcacggcccctagtcgggtcgtgacagaagtggtatcagagcagttcggtcctaggggtttgtctacgagccgtgtccagtagagtcttgtttatgggtgtgtagcgcgccacacttataaacaggaggctacagggcatttaggaaatatgaccttctttgtgttctaagatcgtgcgatagagctatgctaccaggatcatattcctttcctaatcctatgttatggtttcgatAATGCGCGCGAAGAAGAAAGCTAGGGCGGCCCGGGGAGGGCGAGACAGCGGCTCGGGCCGGGCCGATGGCGGGGGCCATCCGATTCGACTCGGTTAGTTGCCGCACGGGCTCGGCGGCGGAGATACGGATCGGGAGAGCAGGGCGATGGcgctagggcccgtgatttcatcgCCCTAAGACCCGGAGtttatgggtcaaaaccagaggaagacccgcagaattttatagatgagatgctaaggACACTaaggataatacatgcttcagatacagagtcagtggaattggcatcgtacagattgcgggatgtagcagtCCTGTGGTATGACAGTTGGAGAGCCtcaaggggagcaaatgcccctcccccggtttggcaggagTTTACGGGGCATTTACGCGACATTTCTGCCTTGTCGGAAGTTCGACGAGCCGGGCGATATGTTCTTAAATCTCGAGCGAGGGGGAATATGAGTGTCGGGGAATACGATCTCCGCTTTAACTCGCGGCCGAGGTATGCCCCGGCCATGATCGACGTATGGGGGATCgtgtacatcgatttgtgagtgggttgggccCGCGTATAATTAAGGAGTGTTTGACGACTTCCTCCGGGGACGGAATGACTATTGCCGGTATCCGGGCTCGTGCCCAAAATACGGAGGAACAACACCGGCCACGCCGGAGAAGAGCGCTATCCGGATAGGGGCTCGAGAAAAAGGCGATTTTCCGGGGCTAGGAGCGAGTATGGGGGGGGGACGAGGCACGAGGAGCAATCTAGGTATTTAGGCCAATCAGCGGCCAGTGCACCCCCTCAGTTTGCTGACAGAGCTTCAGAGTCCCAGTACAGGGCTGATTTTAGTAGGGTGGGGCTGCCCCCACCACGATGTGCTCGGTGTGGCAAGCCACATGCAGGCGGTGTTACGGAAACGGGCGGTTGCTTTGCACTCGCGGTCGAACCGACCATTTAGTGCGTGTTGCCCACTAAAGGATGGAAGAGGCCAAACTCGGCCGGCCGGATCGACAATTGGTTCATCGTCGACCGTGCGCCCTCGCGGACGGACTTCTCGAGGGCCCCGGCGGGcgcggccgaggtagaggaggGGCACCTAGTTCGGCGGTCCTATGCACCGCTTATATGCAT
The window above is part of the Lycium ferocissimum isolate CSIRO_LF1 unplaced genomic scaffold, AGI_CSIRO_Lferr_CH_V1 ctg9298, whole genome shotgun sequence genome. Proteins encoded here:
- the LOC132046078 gene encoding uncharacterized membrane protein At3g27390-like isoform X2, with the protein product MIIVIATCKFPYMLFKGWSRLFHDCIGGQGPFLETICVPFAGLAILLWPLAVVGALLGSMLSSIFLGAYAGVIVYQEESFWLGLCYIVASLSIYDEYSNDVLDMPEGSCFPRPQYRKKTMSRASSRSASLSRPNSSRKSTNSISAPMLELKPLELADGFFEDCRNYGEIMVSKDVITLKDIEDAKSNKDCGQVITIGLPAYCILQTLIRSAQANSTGLLLTDNVTEITSTNRPADAFYEWFLNPVLIIKDQIRAENLSESEEEYIGKLVLLSGDPERLKNSNIGSPPESDLRRAEFDALARRLRGITKSISRYPTFRRRFDGSIRIILEELAKKNGHSRKSEDLEPLNLSRSKSMFARVFGQKSVRTRTNKNEFDQVA
- the LOC132046078 gene encoding uncharacterized membrane protein At3g27390-like isoform X1: MKMQLENSFAALLHIRLLYIPGAVIAGALGVLVDTVMIIVIATCKFPYMLFKGWSRLFHDCIGGQGPFLETICVPFAGLAILLWPLAVVGALLGSMLSSIFLGAYAGVIVYQEESFWLGLCYIVASLSIYDEYSNDVLDMPEGSCFPRPQYRKKTMSRASSRSASLSRPNSSRKSTNSISAPMLELKPLELADGFFEDCRNYGEIMVSKDVITLKDIEDAKSNKDCGQVITIGLPAYCILQTLIRSAQANSTGLLLTDNVTEITSTNRPADAFYEWFLNPVLIIKDQIRAENLSESEEEYIGKLVLLSGDPERLKNSNIGSPPESDLRRAEFDALARRLRGITKSISRYPTFRRRFDGSIRIILEELAKKNGHSRKSEDLEPLNLSRSKSMFARVFGQKSVRTRTNKNEFDQVA